From one Salinibacterium hongtaonis genomic stretch:
- a CDS encoding ABC transporter ATP-binding protein, whose translation MADSPVVIAVKDAGIRFKRNRRSRRSFKDLFAGRRRRSRPGEFWALRGVDFTVRSGEAIGVVGRNGQGKSTLLKLVAEVMLPDEGTVGVFGGVAPLIEITGGFVDDLTVRDNVFLTAGLHGMKRSEIEERFDEIIDFAEIGDFLDTPYKHLSSGMKVRIAFSVISRLEEPILLVDEVLAVGDKAFREKCYRRIEELLEGGRTLFFVSHNERDLKRFCTRGLYLDKGKLVLDAPIGDVLARYNADYNS comes from the coding sequence GTGGCCGACTCCCCCGTCGTCATCGCCGTCAAGGACGCCGGCATCAGGTTCAAACGCAACCGGCGCTCACGCCGATCGTTCAAGGACCTTTTTGCGGGGCGTCGCCGCCGCAGCCGTCCCGGTGAATTCTGGGCCCTTCGTGGCGTTGACTTTACGGTGCGATCCGGCGAGGCGATCGGGGTCGTCGGCCGCAACGGACAGGGCAAATCGACACTGCTCAAACTGGTTGCCGAGGTCATGCTGCCGGACGAGGGAACCGTGGGAGTCTTTGGCGGGGTCGCGCCGCTCATTGAAATTACCGGCGGATTCGTGGACGACCTCACGGTGCGGGACAACGTCTTTCTTACTGCGGGCCTTCACGGAATGAAGCGATCCGAGATCGAAGAACGCTTTGACGAGATCATCGACTTCGCCGAGATCGGCGACTTTCTTGACACGCCTTACAAGCACCTCTCCAGCGGAATGAAAGTGCGCATCGCGTTCTCTGTGATCTCCCGCCTTGAGGAGCCCATACTGCTGGTCGACGAGGTGTTGGCGGTGGGCGACAAGGCGTTTCGTGAGAAGTGCTATCGGCGCATCGAGGAACTACTTGAGGGCGGGCGAACACTATTCTTCGTTTCGCACAACGAGCGCGATCTCAAGCGGTTCTGCACGAGAGGGCTTTACCTCGACAAGGGAAAGCTCGTGCTCGACGCCCCCATCGGCGATGTTCTCGCGCGGTACAACGCCGACTACAACTCCTAG